The Armatimonadota bacterium genome segment GGCACAAAAGCCCGGCTCACAATCCACTCCAGGCTCCAAAGCGTGCCCATCGATACTGCCGAACCCAGGCTCCAGCCGATTGCTGCCATCAATCCCCAGTGCGGGCTCAGCTTCAAGCCGCGGCTTGTAAAGATATACCATAAACTCATCCATACAAGCACACCAAAAGCCCACAAATATGCGCTGCTGATGTAAGTGCGTTTGATGAAGGCGTTGTCAATCTCCTTCATTTTCGGTTGCCTCGATCAAAATCTTGACCGCCTCATATAGCCCCGCCGCCAGCCCGACGATAGTTAAAACAAAAGCAAGCCACGGCGTAGTGCCGAGCTTGCCATCGAGCCAGTAACCAAGGCCGAGTCCAATACCCGTGGAAACAAGGATAAGCAGCGCTATGCTGCTTACCTGAGCCATTGTTTTTGCCCATCGAAAGTTGGACCCATTCATTATATATCCGCCATCCTGGCTCAACCCTGTGAATTATAGCACAATCTCAACAGTGCGAAAAGCACCCGGCCACGTTGCAGCAAGATATAAAATAAAAAATATCAATTACTAAATCTC includes the following:
- a CDS encoding AtpZ/AtpI family protein; translation: MNGSNFRWAKTMAQVSSIALLILVSTGIGLGLGYWLDGKLGTTPWLAFVLTIVGLAAGLYEAVKILIEATENEGD